A part of Desulfotomaculum nigrificans DSM 574 genomic DNA contains:
- a CDS encoding branched-chain amino acid ABC transporter permease, translating into MLTQQLLNGITLGATYALIALGYTMVYGIIQLINFAHGEIYMVGAFIGVLMVSVFHQGLLISLCAAMAFCMIMGVAIERVAYRPLRRSTRLAPLISAIGVSIFLQTLMTKIEGPQAVAFPHVINDSLYHMGAIEISKIQLIILVVSSLLMLGLHFIVKYVKIGKAMRAASEDYDTAALMGINVNRVISFTFAIGSALAAAGGVLVGMYFNSVAPLMGVLAGLKAFCAAVLGGIGSIPGAMLGGLFLGVAETLGVAGGFDLYKDAIAFTMLIVVLLFRPTGLLGRPIQRKV; encoded by the coding sequence ATGCTGACGCAGCAGTTGCTTAATGGAATAACTCTGGGTGCTACCTATGCCCTGATAGCCCTGGGTTATACCATGGTTTATGGTATTATTCAGTTAATTAACTTTGCCCACGGAGAAATATATATGGTTGGTGCCTTCATCGGGGTTCTCATGGTTAGTGTATTCCATCAGGGCTTACTGATTTCCTTGTGTGCCGCTATGGCTTTTTGCATGATTATGGGTGTAGCCATTGAACGAGTGGCATACCGTCCTTTGCGGCGATCTACTAGATTGGCGCCATTAATTTCAGCCATTGGTGTGTCTATTTTTTTGCAGACATTGATGACCAAAATTGAAGGACCTCAAGCGGTGGCTTTTCCCCATGTAATTAATGATTCCCTCTATCACATGGGAGCCATTGAGATTAGTAAGATTCAGTTAATCATTTTAGTGGTTTCAAGCTTATTAATGTTGGGTCTTCATTTTATCGTTAAGTATGTAAAGATTGGTAAAGCCATGCGGGCTGCCTCTGAGGACTACGATACAGCGGCGCTGATGGGTATTAATGTGAACCGAGTTATTTCCTTTACCTTTGCCATTGGCTCCGCACTGGCCGCAGCAGGAGGTGTACTGGTGGGTATGTACTTTAATTCGGTGGCTCCTTTAATGGGAGTATTGGCTGGTCTAAAGGCCTTTTGTGCGGCAGTTTTGGGTGGCATCGGCAGCATTCCAGGTGCCATGTTAGGTGGTTTATTCTTGGGTGTGGCAGAAACATTGGGGGTTGCCGGAGGATTTGATTTATATAAGGATGCCATTGCCTTTACTATGCTGATTGTCGTCTTGCTTTTCCGGCCCACCGGATTATTAGGACGGCCAATCCAGAGGAAAGTGTAG
- a CDS encoding ABC transporter substrate-binding protein, translated as MKKGKLWLLLTILVGVVMIMAGCGGGGQKQNSADSNQAAGGGDTIKIGFLGAKTGEHAAFGVETLKGMKMAADDINKAGGVNGKKIEIVESDHGSKITEGTNVTQKLITRDKVVAIVGDPTTGITKAAAPIAQQNKVVLLSAGAVGTGVVEIGDYIFRDVLLDAVAAPAVTKYVNQKLGWKKVALITSMNNDYSVGLSKLFRKAIQENGMEIVAEQSIQDRDQNFSAQVTAIKDKNPDGIIFTGYYTEGGLFMKEARKQGMKAVMVGGDGLLSDVLMKMGGDAVEGSMVYCGFAADEARANEKTKKFIEAYKAGNNGTLPDMFSAQGYDAVMLLADAMKAAKSEDPQKFRVELAKTKDWQGVSGVITFQDNREPLKSPVYILTVKDGKFQVKDTVEVK; from the coding sequence ATGAAAAAAGGTAAGCTATGGTTATTACTAACGATTTTAGTTGGCGTAGTAATGATTATGGCCGGTTGTGGCGGTGGCGGCCAAAAGCAAAATTCTGCTGACAGCAACCAAGCTGCTGGCGGTGGTGACACCATTAAAATTGGTTTTCTGGGTGCTAAAACCGGTGAGCATGCCGCCTTTGGTGTTGAGACCCTTAAAGGTATGAAAATGGCGGCAGATGATATTAACAAGGCCGGCGGTGTAAATGGTAAGAAAATTGAAATCGTAGAATCGGACCATGGAAGTAAAATTACTGAGGGAACTAATGTTACCCAAAAACTAATTACCCGGGATAAGGTTGTTGCCATTGTGGGTGACCCCACCACCGGTATCACCAAGGCTGCAGCTCCTATTGCTCAGCAAAATAAGGTTGTTTTACTGTCTGCAGGCGCTGTTGGTACCGGAGTAGTGGAAATTGGTGATTACATTTTCCGTGATGTATTGCTGGATGCCGTTGCTGCACCGGCAGTAACCAAGTATGTTAATCAAAAGCTTGGTTGGAAAAAAGTTGCGTTAATCACCTCCATGAATAACGATTACAGTGTTGGGCTGAGCAAGCTGTTCAGAAAAGCCATTCAAGAAAATGGCATGGAGATTGTTGCTGAACAGAGCATCCAGGACCGTGACCAGAACTTTAGCGCCCAGGTAACCGCCATTAAGGATAAAAACCCTGATGGTATTATCTTTACCGGTTACTATACTGAGGGTGGCCTGTTCATGAAGGAAGCTCGTAAACAAGGTATGAAGGCTGTGATGGTTGGTGGCGATGGCTTGTTGTCCGACGTTTTGATGAAGATGGGTGGCGATGCCGTAGAAGGCAGTATGGTTTATTGCGGCTTTGCTGCTGACGAAGCCAGGGCTAATGAAAAAACCAAGAAGTTTATTGAGGCTTATAAAGCCGGCAACAACGGTACACTGCCGGATATGTTCTCTGCTCAGGGTTACGATGCTGTAATGTTGCTGGCCGATGCCATGAAGGCAGCCAAGAGCGAAGACCCGCAAAAATTCCGGGTTGAACTGGCCAAAACTAAGGATTGGCAGGGCGTTTCCGGTGTCATCACCTTCCAGGATAACCGTGAGCCCCTTAAGAGCCCCGTATATATCCTAACTGTAAAAGACGGTAAGTTCCAGGTTAAAGACACCGTAGAAGTGAAGTAA
- a CDS encoding sigma-54 interaction domain-containing protein, translating into MGRYHRFYPTVRDLRMLPVLEVDQSISVQEGKRLLQSGLLGGLLLTINNSHMVVLTSDLMDGRESDSISSRARRPALLVKVGDTVSEVVEQWTKNPGSIPLVTDDDGKPLGVLDPLTTASVLLAEFTRLRAYLDRLLALVNDSICGIDEQHRVVIWNSKAEELYGVKAETILSAPIEDFFSNIRITTCMHENKVVNGHYHQPCEGAHVLINAGPVCIGQKVIGGISAEKDITEIVHLNQELSKASSQVKLLEQEIKKISGQDCAFSKLTGRSLAMQNLINFGKKVSTTDATVLLRGESGTGKELFARAIHQNSNRHLRPFIVVNCGAIPNNLFESELFGYEGGAFTGADRKGKPGMFELANGGTIFLDEVGELPLEMQVKLLRVLQEGSFYRVGGSEPVQVNVRVLAATHRDLEAMISRRQFREDLYYRLNVVSLEIPPLRERREDIPELVHQFLQEFCQKYQKSISKIEPAVMTAFLDYSWPGNIRELKNAVERLVVLTEGEVIDEQSLPENLRRNTYISLVTAPTAQGKLMSVAVEAEKQLILKTLQQVKGNRSEAARVLGIPRSTLYYKLRQLGIPAK; encoded by the coding sequence ATGGGCAGATATCACAGGTTCTACCCAACTGTCCGGGACTTGCGCATGCTGCCTGTGCTGGAGGTAGATCAATCAATTTCCGTTCAGGAAGGAAAGAGATTGCTGCAATCAGGCCTGCTGGGTGGACTATTACTTACCATTAATAATTCTCATATGGTAGTTCTCACCTCCGACCTGATGGACGGTAGGGAAAGTGACTCCATAAGTTCCCGGGCTCGGAGACCGGCCTTATTGGTTAAGGTTGGTGATACTGTGTCCGAGGTAGTTGAGCAATGGACCAAAAATCCGGGTTCAATACCTCTGGTTACGGATGATGACGGTAAGCCTTTAGGTGTGCTGGACCCGTTAACTACGGCCAGTGTTTTGTTGGCGGAATTCACCAGGTTAAGAGCGTATCTGGATAGGTTGCTGGCCCTGGTGAATGACAGTATATGTGGTATTGATGAACAGCACCGGGTAGTTATTTGGAATTCTAAAGCCGAAGAATTGTATGGAGTAAAGGCAGAAACCATCTTATCAGCGCCCATTGAAGATTTTTTTTCTAACATTAGGATAACCACCTGTATGCATGAAAATAAGGTGGTGAACGGCCATTACCACCAACCCTGTGAGGGGGCCCACGTTTTAATTAATGCAGGGCCGGTATGTATAGGTCAAAAGGTAATTGGCGGCATTTCAGCGGAAAAGGATATTACTGAGATTGTCCATTTAAATCAGGAACTATCCAAGGCCAGTTCCCAGGTCAAGTTACTGGAGCAAGAAATCAAAAAGATATCCGGTCAAGACTGTGCCTTTAGTAAATTAACCGGTCGCAGTTTGGCCATGCAAAATCTGATTAATTTTGGTAAAAAGGTAAGTACTACCGATGCCACCGTACTACTTAGGGGTGAAAGCGGTACCGGGAAAGAGTTATTTGCTCGGGCCATTCATCAAAACAGTAACAGGCATTTACGTCCTTTTATCGTGGTTAACTGCGGGGCCATACCCAACAACCTCTTTGAGAGTGAATTATTTGGTTATGAGGGTGGAGCCTTTACCGGGGCAGACCGTAAAGGAAAACCCGGTATGTTCGAACTGGCCAATGGGGGTACCATTTTTTTAGACGAAGTGGGCGAACTGCCGCTGGAAATGCAGGTTAAATTACTAAGAGTACTGCAGGAAGGTAGCTTTTACCGGGTGGGAGGTTCTGAGCCCGTGCAAGTAAACGTAAGGGTACTGGCGGCAACCCACCGGGATCTGGAGGCTATGATCAGTCGGCGCCAGTTTAGAGAGGATCTGTATTACCGGCTTAATGTAGTGTCACTGGAGATCCCCCCATTAAGGGAAAGACGAGAGGATATTCCGGAATTGGTACATCAATTCTTGCAGGAGTTTTGCCAAAAATACCAGAAGTCCATCAGCAAGATTGAACCTGCTGTGATGACCGCATTTTTAGACTACTCCTGGCCGGGAAACATTCGCGAACTTAAAAATGCGGTGGAGCGCCTGGTGGTATTGACAGAGGGCGAAGTTATAGATGAACAATCGCTGCCCGAAAATTTACGCCGTAATACTTATATTTCCCTGGTGACAGCTCCGACGGCCCAAGGCAAATTAATGAGTGTGGCGGTGGAAGCAGAAAAGCAGTTGATTTTAAAAACCCTGCAACAAGTAAAAGGTAACCGTTCCGAGGCCGCCAGGGTATTGGGCATTCCCAGAAGCACGTTATATTACAAGCTTAGACAACTGGGGATACCAGCAAAATGA
- a CDS encoding ABC transporter ATP-binding protein, with amino-acid sequence MLKVEDIHVYYGAIHAIKGISLEVPQGKIVTLIGANGAGKTTTLNTICGLTKPKSGKIFFEGKDITGVDTQNIVRLGLTQVPEGRRIFANMPVYENLELGAFLNKDKKQVAQDMERVYARFPRLLERKHQLAGSLSGGEQQMLAMGRALMSRPKLLLLDEPSMGLSPILVKEIFSIIKELNEQGTTILLVEQNAKMALSIADKGYVVETGRIVMAGDAQELLESPEVKKAYLGG; translated from the coding sequence ATGCTAAAGGTGGAAGATATTCATGTCTATTACGGTGCAATTCATGCCATTAAAGGCATTTCCTTGGAGGTACCTCAGGGTAAGATCGTAACCCTCATCGGGGCCAATGGTGCGGGCAAAACCACCACCCTGAACACTATTTGCGGTTTGACTAAACCTAAAAGCGGCAAAATATTTTTTGAGGGTAAAGATATCACCGGGGTTGATACCCAAAATATAGTCAGACTAGGTTTAACCCAGGTACCGGAAGGGCGCCGGATATTTGCTAATATGCCAGTGTATGAAAATTTGGAACTGGGTGCCTTTCTAAATAAGGATAAAAAACAGGTGGCCCAAGACATGGAAAGGGTGTATGCCCGGTTTCCCCGGTTATTGGAAAGGAAGCACCAGCTGGCCGGCAGTCTTTCCGGTGGGGAGCAGCAAATGTTAGCCATGGGCCGGGCATTAATGTCCAGACCCAAACTTCTTTTGTTGGATGAGCCCTCTATGGGCCTGTCGCCTATTTTAGTTAAAGAGATCTTTTCCATTATTAAGGAATTAAATGAACAGGGGACCACTATTTTATTAGTAGAACAAAACGCCAAAATGGCACTTTCCATTGCCGATAAAGGTTATGTTGTGGAGACAGGTCGTATTGTTATGGCGGGAGATGCCCAAGAATTACTGGAGTCGCCGGAAGTAAAAAAAGCATACCTGGGGGGCTAA
- a CDS encoding ABC transporter ATP-binding protein gives MALLSVNNLSISFGGLKAVSDLNLELYKNDLAGLIGPNGAGKTTVFNMLTGVYLPTSGDILLDGKSIVGLKPYQINQRGIARTFQNIRLFSDLTVIDNLKIAFHSHSKYGLLGAICRLPGFYSGEREIHERSMELLRIFNLDHKWDELAKNLPYGEQRRLEIARAMATQPRLLLLDEPAAGMNPQETQDLMNLIRWIRNEFDLTILLIEHDMSLVMGVCEKIYVLDYGQIIALGTPDEIKNNRRVIEAYLGEEAS, from the coding sequence ATGGCACTGCTGTCGGTCAATAATCTATCCATATCTTTCGGCGGCCTAAAAGCTGTTTCCGATCTAAATTTGGAGCTATATAAAAATGATCTGGCCGGTTTAATCGGTCCCAACGGAGCAGGTAAAACCACTGTATTTAATATGCTCACCGGGGTTTACTTGCCTACCTCCGGGGATATCCTGTTGGACGGAAAAAGTATCGTGGGGTTAAAACCTTACCAAATTAACCAGCGGGGTATAGCCAGGACTTTCCAAAATATTCGTTTATTCAGTGATTTAACGGTAATTGATAATCTAAAAATTGCTTTCCACAGTCACTCCAAGTACGGACTGTTAGGAGCCATTTGCCGTTTACCTGGTTTTTACAGTGGTGAAAGGGAAATTCACGAAAGGTCAATGGAACTTTTAAGAATCTTTAACCTAGATCATAAGTGGGACGAACTGGCTAAAAATTTACCCTATGGTGAACAGCGCCGCTTGGAAATTGCCAGGGCTATGGCCACCCAACCACGGTTGTTATTATTGGACGAACCAGCGGCGGGCATGAATCCCCAGGAGACCCAAGATTTGATGAATTTAATTAGATGGATACGCAATGAATTTGACCTGACTATTCTTTTAATCGAACACGACATGTCTTTGGTAATGGGGGTTTGCGAAAAGATCTACGTTTTGGATTACGGTCAAATCATTGCCTTAGGCACGCCGGATGAAATTAAGAACAACCGGCGCGTGATTGAAGCCTATCTGGGAGAGGAGGCCTCCTAA
- a CDS encoding branched-chain amino acid ABC transporter permease, with translation MSMFQRQIGKQFAILLVLVLIWLAVEFMIRFGILNPFYELNLILIGINIILAVSLNLINGFNGQFSIGHAGFMAVGAYGAAMITLKTQLPLPLALLFGALLAGVFGVLVGIPTLRLRGDYLAIATLGFGEIIRGIIVNIDYIGGAYGLSGIPKIATWSWVFWLTVLTVIIITNFVNSTHGRATISIRENEIAAEAMGINTTKYKVMAFTIGSFFAGLAGGLHAHYFYTIQPNTFNFLKSFDILVMVVLGGQGSITGSIIAAIFLTIISASLQSLAALRLVIYALLLIIIMLFRPQGLMGTKEFSFKMFSKKSKDREEKPHGTAVGQ, from the coding sequence ATGTCAATGTTTCAACGCCAAATTGGCAAGCAATTTGCCATTTTACTTGTATTGGTATTAATTTGGTTAGCCGTTGAATTCATGATTAGATTCGGAATTCTTAATCCTTTTTACGAACTTAACTTGATCTTAATTGGTATTAACATTATCCTGGCAGTTAGCTTAAACCTAATTAACGGTTTTAACGGTCAATTTTCCATTGGTCATGCCGGATTTATGGCGGTAGGGGCCTACGGCGCAGCCATGATTACCTTAAAAACTCAGCTTCCTTTACCACTGGCGCTGTTGTTTGGTGCACTTTTAGCCGGTGTGTTTGGTGTGCTGGTGGGTATACCTACTTTGCGGTTACGAGGCGACTATTTAGCCATTGCTACCCTTGGATTTGGCGAAATTATCAGAGGTATAATTGTCAATATTGACTACATTGGTGGTGCCTATGGCCTTTCCGGCATCCCTAAAATAGCCACCTGGTCTTGGGTTTTCTGGTTAACTGTTTTAACTGTTATTATTATTACAAACTTCGTCAACTCCACCCACGGTAGAGCAACTATATCTATTAGGGAAAACGAGATTGCCGCTGAGGCCATGGGCATAAATACAACTAAGTACAAAGTTATGGCCTTTACTATTGGTTCCTTTTTTGCCGGTTTGGCCGGCGGTTTGCATGCTCATTATTTTTACACTATTCAGCCAAATACCTTTAACTTTCTTAAGTCCTTTGATATTTTAGTGATGGTTGTTTTAGGGGGGCAAGGAAGTATTACTGGCTCTATTATCGCTGCTATCTTTTTAACTATTATCTCGGCTTCACTGCAAAGTTTGGCAGCGCTCAGGTTGGTTATTTATGCACTGCTGCTAATTATTATCATGCTCTTTAGACCACAGGGGTTAATGGGTACCAAAGAGTTTAGTTTTAAAATGTTTAGTAAGAAATCGAAAGATAGGGAGGAAAAACCACATGGCACTGCTGTCGGTCAATAA
- a CDS encoding branched-chain amino acid ABC transporter permease — MEVFLQQLINGISLGSIYALIALGYTMVYGIVQLINFAHGDVYMVGAYLGFFATAILGWSFLPALVMAMIVCAILGVVIEKLAYKPLRNAPRITALITAIGVSLFLEYGTMLLVTPQVRTFPQVLPEVQWKLFGNLTVSNRQVIILVITIVLMVLLQYIVHKTKIGKAMRAVSYDKQAAQLMGINVNQTISATFAIGSALAAAAGVLVGIYYNAINPLMGIMPGLKAFVAAVLGGIGIIPGAMTGGFLLGIVEAMVSGYGKSLYRDPVAFVILIIILIVKPAGLFGKNVREKV; from the coding sequence TTGGAAGTGTTTCTGCAACAATTGATCAACGGAATATCCCTGGGAAGCATTTATGCCCTGATAGCCTTGGGTTATACCATGGTCTATGGCATTGTGCAATTAATTAACTTTGCCCATGGCGATGTTTATATGGTGGGGGCTTACCTGGGGTTCTTTGCCACGGCCATCCTTGGTTGGAGTTTTTTGCCGGCATTGGTTATGGCCATGATTGTTTGCGCTATTTTAGGTGTGGTTATTGAGAAACTGGCTTATAAACCCTTACGCAACGCTCCCAGGATTACTGCTTTAATTACTGCCATTGGAGTTTCTCTGTTTTTAGAGTATGGTACGATGTTGCTGGTGACACCGCAGGTTAGAACCTTCCCCCAAGTGCTGCCGGAAGTACAGTGGAAGCTGTTTGGTAATTTAACAGTTAGTAACCGGCAAGTAATTATTTTAGTTATTACTATAGTGTTAATGGTGCTGTTACAGTATATCGTACACAAAACAAAAATAGGTAAGGCCATGCGGGCGGTTTCCTATGATAAGCAAGCAGCTCAATTGATGGGCATAAACGTCAACCAGACTATTTCCGCAACCTTTGCCATAGGATCGGCCTTAGCTGCTGCTGCCGGGGTACTGGTGGGAATTTACTATAATGCCATCAACCCTTTGATGGGAATCATGCCTGGATTAAAAGCCTTTGTTGCTGCTGTGCTGGGTGGTATTGGCATCATCCCCGGGGCTATGACTGGTGGATTTTTGCTGGGTATTGTGGAGGCCATGGTCAGTGGTTACGGTAAGTCATTGTATCGTGACCCGGTTGCCTTCGTAATCCTAATCATTATTCTAATCGTCAAGCCGGCCGGATTGTTCGGTAAGAACGTTCGGGAGAAAGTGTAG
- a CDS encoding ABC transporter substrate-binding protein: MKRNTRIFALLAALTLFIGLLTGCGAGGGGETKQAADAKEIIIGGNLELSGAVATFGTAIKNGAQLYFDEVNAAGGVLGKQIKFDVLDNKSDATEATNVATRLITQDKVVAIIGAATTGNTMGYMPVAIDAKIPIITPSGTALEVTVDPNTKKVRDYVFRTCFIDPFQGTAMANFAIKDLKAKTAVLYIDNNSPYSKGLAQFFEESFTKQGGKIVGKEAFVPEDQDFKATLTKIKGLNPDVIYVPAYYEPVGKIVKQGRELGITVPFLGGDGWDSPKLPEIAGAAALNNTYFTNHYSSQQDDPVIKEFVKKYQAKYGQVPDTFAALGYDTAVLLVNAIKNAGDASPEKIKDALAKSKDVQAVTGKLSFDENHNPIKGAVILEMKDGKQAFKTYVKP; this comes from the coding sequence ATGAAAAGGAACACCCGTATATTTGCCCTGTTGGCAGCACTAACCTTATTTATCGGTTTACTTACCGGTTGCGGTGCTGGTGGAGGCGGGGAAACAAAGCAAGCGGCCGATGCCAAGGAAATCATCATAGGCGGTAACTTGGAATTAAGTGGTGCAGTGGCCACCTTTGGTACAGCTATTAAAAATGGTGCCCAATTGTACTTTGATGAAGTGAATGCTGCCGGTGGTGTATTAGGTAAACAGATTAAGTTTGATGTCCTGGATAACAAATCTGATGCCACTGAGGCTACTAACGTTGCTACCCGTTTAATTACCCAGGACAAGGTTGTGGCAATTATCGGTGCTGCCACTACCGGTAATACCATGGGATACATGCCGGTGGCCATTGACGCAAAAATTCCCATCATTACTCCCTCTGGTACAGCCCTTGAAGTAACCGTTGATCCCAATACCAAGAAGGTTCGTGACTATGTTTTCCGTACTTGTTTCATCGACCCATTCCAGGGCACTGCGATGGCCAACTTTGCCATTAAAGATCTCAAGGCCAAGACAGCTGTTCTTTATATTGACAATAATTCCCCCTACTCTAAAGGGTTAGCCCAGTTCTTTGAAGAGTCCTTTACTAAGCAGGGAGGTAAAATTGTCGGTAAAGAGGCCTTTGTTCCCGAGGATCAGGACTTTAAGGCTACGCTAACCAAGATAAAAGGTTTAAATCCCGATGTAATTTATGTGCCCGCTTATTATGAGCCGGTGGGTAAAATCGTCAAGCAAGGTCGTGAACTGGGTATCACCGTTCCTTTCCTGGGCGGCGATGGCTGGGATTCCCCCAAACTGCCGGAGATTGCAGGGGCAGCTGCCCTTAACAATACCTATTTTACTAACCACTATTCCTCACAACAGGATGATCCGGTAATTAAAGAATTCGTCAAAAAGTATCAAGCTAAGTATGGGCAAGTTCCTGATACCTTTGCTGCCCTGGGTTATGACACAGCTGTCTTGCTGGTAAATGCCATTAAGAATGCCGGTGATGCTTCTCCGGAAAAAATCAAGGACGCCCTGGCCAAGTCCAAGGATGTACAGGCAGTAACCGGTAAACTGTCCTTTGACGAAAACCATAACCCCATTAAAGGTGCGGTTATTTTGGAAATGAAGGATGGTAAACAGGCTTTTAAGACCTATGTCAAACCATAA
- a CDS encoding MTAP family purine nucleoside phosphorylase, whose product MSQSKIPQAAYAIIGGSSTFSISFPEDLNFPNVTVLEKDLVFTTPFGDSPVFKLFTLGDKKILTLKMHGWRDGVTRADASRQVFWVLREAGVKRILAEGGVGAINHLLKLRDLLIPNDYLDFSMRKDVALGSPYLLTMRHPVCAEMAAELVKAAEKLAVGRVFERGVYAVTDGRHFESPAEINMLGRLGADIVGQSMCPEVYLAREIGACYARIDMVVNYAEGVVKEWEHRELKEIFYSESQRIGEILLTALTNIKSGQCCQCPELRTPTLLKEQK is encoded by the coding sequence ATGTCTCAATCAAAAATTCCCCAGGCAGCCTATGCCATCATTGGGGGTTCATCAACTTTCTCTATTTCCTTTCCGGAAGATTTAAATTTTCCTAACGTTACGGTACTAGAGAAAGATCTTGTATTTACCACGCCATTTGGCGACAGTCCGGTCTTCAAATTATTTACACTGGGGGATAAAAAGATTTTAACCCTAAAAATGCATGGCTGGCGGGACGGGGTGACCAGAGCTGATGCCTCTCGGCAGGTTTTTTGGGTCCTCCGGGAAGCCGGGGTGAAAAGAATTTTAGCCGAGGGCGGTGTGGGAGCCATTAACCATTTACTTAAATTGAGGGACCTTTTAATTCCCAACGATTACTTGGATTTTTCCATGCGTAAAGATGTGGCTCTGGGTAGTCCCTATTTATTGACCATGCGGCATCCGGTTTGTGCAGAAATGGCAGCAGAACTTGTTAAAGCTGCTGAAAAATTGGCTGTGGGCAGGGTATTTGAGCGTGGCGTTTACGCAGTCACTGACGGCAGGCACTTTGAAAGCCCGGCCGAAATAAACATGCTGGGTAGGTTAGGAGCCGACATAGTGGGCCAAAGTATGTGTCCGGAGGTATACCTGGCCAGAGAAATAGGCGCCTGTTACGCCCGCATTGATATGGTGGTAAATTACGCCGAAGGGGTGGTAAAAGAATGGGAACACAGGGAACTAAAAGAGATATTTTATAGCGAATCGCAACGCATCGGAGAGATTTTACTCACGGCTTTAACTAATATTAAGTCTGGGCAGTGCTGTCAATGTCCGGAATTAAGGACACCAACGCTGCTAAAAGAACAAAAATAA
- a CDS encoding adenylate kinase, with translation MNLLIMGPPGAGKGTQAEVLVKELNITHISTGDMFRAAIKEGTEMGKKAKEYMDKGALVPDDVVIGMVKDRLSQPDCQKGFLLDGFPRTVEQAAALDATLQDMGIKLDGVINIEVPLEKLMARLTGRRVCKGCGASYHVIFNPPKEEGKCNTCGGELYQRSDDNEESVGTRLNAYIEKTQPLIDYYAAKGILKNINGDQEISKVLADILAAVK, from the coding sequence GTGAATTTGTTAATCATGGGACCTCCGGGAGCCGGCAAAGGCACCCAGGCCGAAGTTTTGGTGAAGGAATTAAACATTACTCACATTTCCACTGGTGACATGTTCCGCGCTGCTATCAAGGAAGGCACCGAAATGGGCAAAAAGGCTAAAGAATATATGGACAAGGGTGCTCTAGTTCCAGATGATGTGGTTATTGGCATGGTCAAAGACCGCCTGTCCCAGCCAGATTGCCAAAAAGGGTTCCTTTTAGACGGCTTCCCGCGTACCGTTGAGCAGGCTGCTGCCCTGGATGCTACCCTGCAAGATATGGGTATTAAGCTGGATGGCGTAATTAACATCGAAGTACCCCTGGAGAAATTAATGGCCCGTTTAACCGGTCGCCGGGTGTGCAAAGGCTGCGGAGCTTCCTATCACGTAATTTTTAACCCGCCTAAAGAAGAAGGTAAATGCAATACTTGTGGTGGCGAATTGTACCAGCGTTCAGATGACAACGAAGAATCTGTTGGCACCCGCCTTAACGCCTACATTGAAAAAACCCAGCCCTTGATTGACTACTATGCTGCTAAAGGTATTCTTAAGAACATTAACGGCGACCAGGAAATCAGCAAAGTTTTAGCTGATATCTTAGCCGCAGTAAAATAA
- a CDS encoding RCKP-type rubredoxin-like domain-containing protein — MAVWKCQKCGATKEGRCRPQKCACGATKEDFVKEEAK; from the coding sequence ATGGCCGTTTGGAAGTGTCAAAAGTGCGGTGCCACCAAGGAAGGTCGTTGCCGCCCTCAAAAATGTGCCTGTGGAGCCACTAAGGAAGACTTCGTTAAAGAAGAAGCGAAATAA